From the Mycobacterium sp. 155 genome, the window GATGATGGGGTCACCGGCGCCGAAGTTGTCGAAGAACCATTTTGCGTTAGTAGGGCTGATGTTGATGCAGCCATGGCTCACGTCGCGCTTGCCCTGGTCAGCTACCGACCAGGGAGCGCTGTGGACGAAGTCGCCGCTGTCGTCGAATCGGACGGCGAGCTCGACTGTGGTCTTGTATCCGTACGGTGAGTTGACCGGAACGCCGTAGGTGGAGGAATCCATCACCACCGAAGGCATCTTCTCTTGGACGTAGTAGGTGCCGTTCGGCGTTTGGTGGCCGCCGGCCGTCATGCCCATCGACATCGGGATGGTCTTCTCCACGGCCCCGTTGCGGGTGACGGTCAGTTGGTGCGTGGCGTCGTCGGCAGTGGCCACCAGGCTGTCTCCGGTCTGGAAGCTGGAAACTGTGCCACCTGCGTCGATGGTCACCGCGGTGTGTGCGGGCCAGAAGTTCAGCGGGCGCCAGCGCAACTGCGTGGGCGTCATCCAGTAGAACTTGCCGGCAACCGGCGGGACCGAAGAGACGTGGACGGCGTTTTCGGCTGCACCGGCGTTATCGACGAGCCCCGGGAAGTTGATGATGATGGGCTGCGCCACACCGACTGTCGTACCGTTGACAGGGGAAATCGTCGGCGGCCCGAATGGCGCCGTGCCGATAAACGGCGTCGGGTCCTG encodes:
- a CDS encoding L,D-transpeptidase family protein: MSNWTRDRFFAALKTVGIASILSGVLVLVLGTGPAQADPTPGDPGVVAGPGAGQDPTPFIGTAPFGPPTISPVNGTTVGVAQPIIINFPGLVDNAGAAENAVHVSSVPPVAGKFYWMTPTQLRWRPLNFWPAHTAVTIDAGGTVSSFQTGDSLVATADDATHQLTVTRNGAVEKTIPMSMGMTAGGHQTPNGTYYVQEKMPSVVMDSSTYGVPVNSPYGYKTTVELAVRFDDSGDFVHSAPWSVADQGKRDVSHGCINISPTNAKWFFDNFGAGDPIIVTNSSGGTYSRHDGSNDWQN